One stretch of Flavobacterium sp. 9 DNA includes these proteins:
- a CDS encoding PIG-L family deacetylase, whose amino-acid sequence MRKIQIQILLIFLTGISFSFAQQPQKPSSVEIYNQIKKLNFLGSVLYLAAHPDDENTRLISYMANEMNARTGYLSLTRGDGGQNLIGPQLRELLGVIRTQELIEARKIDGGEQFFSRANDFGYSKNPDETLEIWDKDKVLSDVVWTIRKFQPDVIINRFDHRSPGTTHGHHTSSAMLSVESFKLTNDPKIYPEQLKYVKPWQVKRTFFNPSWWFYGSQEKFDAADKSKFTRLETGVYYTGIGKSNQEIAALSRSRHQSQGFGSTGARGQETEYLELIKGDSPIDRDNLFDGIDTSWNRVKNGKPIGDLITKIISKYDFSNPSASIPDLVKVYSMIEALDDDHWKPLKAAAVKNIIASCSGLYLEAAASEQEATPGSTIKVSIEAINRSPVEMQLINITSLPDNKNTAQNIALKNNNDQRLTLNIQIPENIEYTQPYWLKEKATVGMYTVSNQENIGIPDIIRQVKVVFNVKISGIEIPFERTVVYKYNDGVKGEMYNFLDIVPEVTTSVLEKVLIFGTTKSKMVPVKVRAGKDGIKGNLQLELPKSWDVSPKEIPFTLEKKGNEQIFYFEVTPPVNPEEVVAKSIAIVDNKRFDKDQTIIDYPHITKQMVLKPAESKCIRIDLKTNGDAIAYIMGAGDEVPESLAQMGYKVSIIKPEEITPEKLDSFNVVITGVRAYNTVNALANKQNILFNFVKSGKNMIVQYNTPGKTVTEQIAPYSLKISNDRVTEENAKVTFLAPNHPILNVPNKISTKDFEGWKQEQGLYYPDQYDPAFTPILSSHDKGESPKDGALLVAPYGKGYYIYTGLSFFRELPEGVAGAYRLLSNMISLKQPIEAPKPELKK is encoded by the coding sequence ATGCGAAAAATTCAAATACAAATTCTTCTTATTTTTCTAACAGGAATTTCCTTTTCTTTTGCACAACAACCACAAAAACCTAGTTCTGTAGAAATTTACAATCAAATCAAAAAATTAAATTTTTTAGGTTCTGTTTTGTATTTGGCAGCACATCCAGACGACGAGAATACGCGTTTGATCTCGTATATGGCAAACGAAATGAATGCAAGAACCGGATATTTGTCTTTGACTCGTGGCGATGGAGGTCAAAATTTAATTGGTCCGCAATTGCGCGAATTACTTGGCGTAATAAGAACTCAGGAATTAATCGAAGCCAGAAAAATTGATGGCGGAGAACAGTTTTTTTCGCGTGCAAATGATTTTGGTTATTCCAAAAATCCAGATGAAACCTTAGAAATTTGGGATAAAGACAAAGTTCTTTCTGATGTGGTTTGGACTATTCGAAAATTTCAGCCTGACGTAATTATAAATCGTTTTGATCATCGCTCGCCAGGAACAACGCACGGACACCATACATCATCGGCAATGTTGAGCGTCGAAAGTTTTAAGCTTACAAACGATCCTAAAATATATCCGGAACAATTAAAATATGTAAAACCCTGGCAAGTAAAACGCACATTTTTCAATCCTTCATGGTGGTTTTATGGAAGTCAGGAAAAGTTTGATGCTGCCGATAAATCAAAATTTACAAGATTAGAAACTGGCGTTTATTATACCGGAATTGGAAAATCAAATCAGGAAATTGCTGCTTTAAGCCGTAGTCGTCATCAATCACAAGGTTTTGGAAGTACCGGAGCTCGTGGTCAGGAAACCGAATATCTTGAACTTATAAAAGGAGACAGTCCTATTGACCGTGATAATTTATTTGACGGAATCGACACTTCATGGAATCGTGTTAAAAACGGAAAACCTATTGGTGATTTAATTACTAAAATTATCTCTAAATATGATTTTAGCAATCCATCTGCAAGTATTCCTGATTTAGTAAAAGTGTATTCAATGATTGAAGCTTTAGACGATGATCATTGGAAACCTTTAAAAGCTGCTGCTGTAAAAAACATAATCGCATCGTGTTCAGGATTGTATCTTGAAGCTGCAGCCTCTGAACAAGAAGCAACTCCCGGAAGTACAATTAAAGTTAGTATTGAAGCAATTAACAGATCGCCTGTAGAAATGCAATTGATCAATATAACGTCATTACCGGACAATAAAAATACAGCTCAAAATATTGCATTAAAAAACAATAACGATCAAAGATTAACTCTTAATATTCAAATTCCTGAGAATATTGAATATACGCAACCTTATTGGTTAAAAGAAAAAGCAACGGTTGGAATGTATACCGTTTCTAATCAGGAAAACATTGGAATACCGGATATTATAAGGCAAGTAAAAGTTGTTTTTAATGTAAAAATAAGCGGAATCGAAATTCCGTTTGAGCGCACAGTTGTTTACAAATATAACGACGGTGTAAAAGGCGAAATGTATAATTTCCTGGATATAGTTCCAGAAGTTACAACATCAGTTCTGGAAAAAGTACTAATATTTGGAACTACCAAAAGTAAAATGGTTCCTGTAAAAGTTCGTGCCGGAAAGGACGGAATTAAAGGAAATTTACAATTAGAATTGCCGAAAAGCTGGGATGTTTCACCAAAAGAAATTCCGTTTACATTAGAGAAAAAAGGAAACGAGCAAATCTTTTATTTTGAAGTTACACCGCCCGTAAATCCTGAAGAAGTTGTTGCAAAAAGCATTGCAATTGTAGACAATAAACGTTTTGATAAAGACCAGACTATTATTGATTATCCGCATATTACCAAACAAATGGTTTTGAAACCTGCTGAATCAAAATGTATTAGAATTGATCTAAAAACAAACGGAGATGCAATCGCTTATATTATGGGCGCTGGCGACGAAGTTCCGGAAAGTTTAGCGCAAATGGGCTATAAAGTTTCAATTATAAAACCAGAAGAAATCACGCCTGAGAAATTAGATTCTTTTAATGTCGTGATTACCGGAGTTCGCGCTTATAATACCGTAAACGCTCTGGCAAACAAGCAAAATATACTTTTTAATTTTGTGAAAAGTGGGAAAAACATGATTGTGCAATACAATACTCCCGGTAAAACCGTAACCGAACAAATTGCACCATATTCATTAAAAATCTCAAATGATCGTGTAACCGAAGAAAATGCAAAAGTTACTTTTCTGGCGCCAAATCATCCAATTTTGAATGTACCAAATAAAATCAGTACCAAAGATTTTGAAGGCTGGAAACAAGAACAAGGTTTATATTATCCAGATCAATACGATCCTGCCTTCACTCCTATTCTATCGTCGCATGACAAAGGAGAATCTCCTAAAGATGGAGCATTATTGGTAGCGCCATATGGAAAAGGATACTATATTTACACCGGTTTAAGCTTTTTTAGAGAATTACCAGAAGGAGTTGCAGGTGCCTATAGACTATTGTCTAACATGATTTCCTTAAAGCAGCCAATAGAAGCTCCAAAACCAGAATTAAAGAAATAA
- a CDS encoding sodium:solute symporter produces the protein MQLFDWIVLIVTLLFIVGYGSWKTKGSKNVEDFILGNNETPWYTVGLSVMATQASAITFLSTPGQAYHDGMGFVQFYFGLPIAMIVICLTFIPLYHKNKVFTAYEFLEKRFDLKTRSLAAILFLVQRGLGTGLTIYAPAIILSALLGWNLTLMNVMIGVLVIIYTFSGGTKAVNVTQKQQMFVIMSGMFITFFLILHYLPNDMTFTSALHIAGANDKMNIVDFSFDPEEKYTFWSGITGGFFLALAYFGTDQSQVGRYLSGKSVRESQMGLIMNGLLKVPMQFFILLTGVMVFVFFQFNPVPLNFNPNNKIVIEKSAYKEEYHALEKKLSTLSEDKKVINLLYIDQLNQDFDNPILRKELVTLSNKEKDLRDRAKEIILKADSTSETNDKDYVFFHFILHYLPKGLIGLLLAVILSAAMSSTASGLNALASTTAIDIYKRNLKTEKSEKHYLNATKFFTLFWGVVAILFACVGTLFENLIQLVNIIGSIFYGTVLGIFLVGFYLRRVKAKAMFYSAIISQTTIFVIYYFMIYKEEKLGYLWLNFIGAMLTIILALIMQVAFFKNEPDSEEVVLE, from the coding sequence ATGCAACTATTTGATTGGATCGTACTAATTGTTACACTTTTATTTATTGTTGGGTACGGTTCCTGGAAAACCAAAGGAAGTAAAAATGTCGAAGATTTTATCTTAGGCAATAACGAAACGCCTTGGTATACCGTAGGACTTTCGGTAATGGCCACACAAGCCAGCGCCATTACATTTCTTTCGACACCGGGACAAGCTTATCACGACGGTATGGGATTTGTACAATTCTATTTTGGATTGCCAATTGCTATGATTGTTATTTGCTTGACATTTATCCCGTTATATCATAAAAACAAAGTATTTACAGCATACGAATTTCTGGAAAAGCGATTCGATTTAAAAACACGCTCACTCGCAGCAATTCTATTTTTGGTACAACGAGGTTTAGGAACCGGATTAACCATTTACGCTCCAGCCATTATTTTATCAGCGCTTTTAGGTTGGAATTTAACCTTAATGAACGTTATGATTGGTGTTCTCGTGATTATATACACCTTTTCAGGCGGAACAAAAGCTGTAAACGTAACCCAAAAACAACAAATGTTTGTGATCATGTCGGGAATGTTTATCACATTTTTCCTGATTTTACATTACTTGCCAAACGATATGACTTTTACCAGTGCATTGCATATTGCCGGTGCAAATGATAAAATGAACATCGTAGATTTCTCTTTTGATCCCGAAGAAAAATATACTTTTTGGAGTGGAATTACCGGAGGTTTTTTCCTTGCCCTCGCCTATTTTGGAACAGATCAATCGCAAGTTGGTCGTTATTTATCCGGAAAATCAGTTCGCGAAAGCCAAATGGGATTAATCATGAACGGACTTTTAAAAGTGCCAATGCAATTCTTTATTCTGCTAACCGGAGTTATGGTTTTTGTGTTTTTTCAATTCAATCCAGTTCCTTTAAACTTCAATCCGAATAATAAAATTGTCATTGAAAAATCGGCTTATAAAGAAGAATATCACGCTTTAGAAAAGAAATTAAGCACGCTTTCAGAAGATAAAAAAGTAATTAACTTATTGTATATCGATCAGCTGAATCAGGATTTTGACAATCCAATTTTGCGAAAAGAATTGGTTACATTATCCAACAAAGAAAAAGATTTGCGCGATCGCGCCAAAGAAATTATTCTAAAAGCTGACAGCACAAGCGAAACGAATGATAAAGATTACGTGTTCTTTCATTTTATTCTGCATTATTTACCAAAAGGACTTATTGGCTTATTATTGGCGGTAATTCTTTCGGCAGCAATGTCATCAACCGCTTCGGGATTAAATGCTCTTGCTTCTACAACCGCAATTGATATTTATAAACGAAATCTGAAAACCGAAAAATCAGAGAAACATTATCTAAATGCAACTAAGTTCTTCACTTTATTCTGGGGAGTTGTAGCGATACTTTTCGCTTGCGTCGGAACTTTATTCGAGAATTTAATTCAGTTAGTAAATATCATTGGATCTATTTTCTACGGAACCGTTTTAGGAATCTTCCTTGTTGGATTTTACCTTCGTCGAGTAAAGGCAAAAGCGATGTTTTACAGTGCTATTATAAGTCAGACAACCATTTTTGTAATCTATTATTTCATGATTTACAAAGAAGAAAAACTAGGTTATCTATGGCTGAATTTTATTGGCGCAATGTTAACTATTATTCTTGCTTTAATAATGCAAGTTGCGTTTTTCAAAAATGAACCGGATTCTGAGGAAGTTGTTTTGGAGTAA